In a genomic window of Wyeomyia smithii strain HCP4-BCI-WySm-NY-G18 chromosome 1, ASM2978416v1, whole genome shotgun sequence:
- the LOC129716646 gene encoding uncharacterized protein K02A2.6-like, whose product MVDQDLKDAILRLTDLIANQQQHIAALQHGNANLVGSEKIIESLSSGIEEFHYDPDGGISLDSWYARTECPYQPHICTKCKRKGHKEGYCSLSEKKPSKQIDKPKPKDNDKSKGIAVKRVDLIKKRKYIKIAINRSAATLQLDCASDTAIISKLTWKSIVVVRKSDVSVRICGDYSTGLNGALESDRHPLPHPDDIFAELAGCRFFSCIDFSDAYLQVEVEEESRKLLTINTHKGLFQYNRLPPGVKSAPGAFQRIVDSMVAGIPCVKPYLDGILIAGRTQEEHDCSLNSIKFLSHIVDQHGLRPDPAKTVAISEMSPPRTA is encoded by the exons ATGGTCGATCAAGATCTGAAGGACGCGATTCTCCGGTTGACGGACCTCATTGCAAACCAGCAACAGCATATTGCAGCTCTTCAACATGGTAACGCCAATCTCGTTGGTAGCGAGAAGATCATCGAGTCACTCTCCTCTGGAATCGAGGAATTTCACTACGACCCAGACGGCGGTATTTCCTTAGATTCGTGGTACGCACGCACG GAGTGTCCTTACCAGCCGCATATCTGTACGAAATGCAAACGAAAGGGCCACAAGGAAGGGTACTGCTCTTTATCCGAAAAGAAGCCATCAAAGCAAATCGACAAGCCGAAACCTAAAGACAATGATAAGTCCAAGGGTATTGCGGTTAAGAGAGTTGATCTTATAAAGAAGCGGAAGTATATAAAGATTGCCATCAACAGATCAGCAGCAACGCTGCAACTCGATTGTGCTTCCGACACTGCCATCATCTCCAAGCTCACTTGGAAATCGATAG TCGTGGTTCGCAAATCCGATGTCTCCGTACGCATTTGTGGTGACTACTCAACCGGCCTCAATGGCGCACTCGAGTCAGATCGACATCCACTGCCGCATCCGGATGATATTTTCGCTGAACTAGCCGGCTGCCGTTTTTTCTCCTGTATCGATTTTTCGGATGCCTATCTCCAAGTCGAAGTTGAAGAAGAATCTCGAAAGCTGCTCACTATAAACACGCACAAGGGTTTGTTCCAGTATAATAGATTACCACCTGGTGTTAAATCTGCGCCTGGAGCGTTTCAGAGAATAGTCGATAGTATGGTTGCTGGAATACCATGTGTGAAGCCATACCTGGACGGTATATTGATCGCTGGAAGGACTCAGGAAGAACATGATTGCAGTTTAAACAGT ATTAAGTTTCTGAGTCATATTGTCGACCAACATGGTCTCCGCCCAGACCCAGCCAAAACTGTTGCTATTTCCGAAATGTCACCACCAAGAACGGCTTAA